A region of the Nocardia asteroides genome:
GATCCTCGACCGGGTCGCCGACAAGTGGTCGCTGCTGGTTATCGCGCTGCTGGACCAGCGCAGCCTGCGGTTCACCGAACTGAAGCGGGCGATCGACGGCGTCAGTCAGCGGATGCTCACCAAGACCCTGCGGCATCTGGAACGCGACGGACTGGTCCGGCGCACCGTGTACCCGACGATCCCGCCGCGGGTGGAATACGCGCTGACGCCGCTCGGCGCCAGTCTGCACGCCACGATCAACGCACTGGTCACCTGGACCGAGACGCATCAGAACGAAATCGCCTCCGCCCGTGACGACTACGATCGCCGCGCGGCGGAGGAAGCGACGATGGGCGCCACCGCGCAGTAGGGTGACGACGGGCGTCCCGGCCGGGCCGCCCGCGCGCGCCGTCCATCGAGGAGCCGCCATGAGGGCCGCCGTCGTCACCGCTGCCGAGTTCGAGGTCGCGCGGCTGCCCACGCCGCGGCCTGGCGCGGGTCAACTGCTGATCGACGTCGCGCGCTGCGGCAT
Encoded here:
- a CDS encoding helix-turn-helix transcriptional regulator; its protein translation is MDSSATTSCCDDGDYDVLQWDTRADCEVRQILDRVADKWSLLVIALLDQRSLRFTELKRAIDGVSQRMLTKTLRHLERDGLVRRTVYPTIPPRVEYALTPLGASLHATINALVTWTETHQNEIASARDDYDRRAAEEATMGATAQ